The following are encoded together in the Neomonachus schauinslandi chromosome X, ASM220157v2, whole genome shotgun sequence genome:
- the LOC110571303 gene encoding LOW QUALITY PROTEIN: sperm acrosome-associated protein 5-like (The sequence of the model RefSeq protein was modified relative to this genomic sequence to represent the inferred CDS: substituted 1 base at 1 genomic stop codon), with translation MQTWVTVAVTLATLMVAAVDAKIYECCELAMKLKKVGLSGFKGYSIGDXLCMAHYESGFDTSFVGHNPDRSSKYGIFQLNSTWWYNDGITPTQNLCHIECRDLLNRHILDDTLCAGKVVSSGNGMTAWDSWTRHCSGHDLSEWLKECNMHDKAVSKKTNNS, from the exons ATGCAGACCTGGGTCACTGTGGCGGTGACTCTGGCCACACTGATGGTCGCCGCCGTGGATGCGAAGATCTACGAATGCTGTGAACTGGCAATGAAGCTGAAGAAGGTGGGCCTCAGTGGCTTCAAGGGCTACAGCATTGGAGACT gactGTGCATGGCACACTATGAGAGTGGCTTTGACACCTCCTTCGTGGGCCACAATCCTGACCGCAGCAGCAAATACGGCATTTTCCAGCTGAACTCCACCTGGTGGTATAACGATGGTATTACACCCACCCAGAACCTCTGTCACATCGAGTGTCGAG ACCTGCTCAACCGCCATATTCTGGATGATACCTTGTGTGCCGGGAAGGTGGTGTCCTCAGGGAATGGTATGACTGCTTG GGATTCATGGACCCGGCACTGTTCTGGCCATGATTTATCTGAATGGCTCAAGGAATGCAATATGCATGACAAAGCTGTCTCAAAGAAAACTAATAATTCATGA